The nucleotide sequence AATGAAGGCGGAGCTATTAGAGAACAAGGCAAAATAATTAAAGAAAAAGAGTACCTCACTTTTGCTATAAAAGACAGAGCCTTAAATTTTATAGACGAAAATAAAGACAAACCTTTCTTTTTATACTGCTCATTTTCTGCTCCGCACGAACCTTTTCAAGCTCCGGTAGATTATTATGCAAAATATATGCACATAAAAGACGAAAACAAAAGGGTGTATTACGCTATGATAAGTGCTTTAGATGATGCCGTAGGCGAAATTCATCAAAAATTAAAAGACGAAGGACTTGAAGAAAACACCATTATATATTTTATAAGCGATAATGGCGGAGCCACATACACGGGAGCTACTACCAACGGGCCTTTAAAAGGTGGCAAACTTACTCAATTTGAAGGTGGCATTAATGTTCCTTTTATGATGAAATGGAAAAATCATATTCCGCAAGGTTTAAGATACACTTATCCTGTTTCCTCTACCGATATTTTTACAACTACTATTTTAAATATAGGCGGGCAACTGCCTACCGATAGAGAATATGACGGAGTAAATTTACTACCTTATTTAACTAATGAAATAGATACGCAGCCACACCAGTTACTTTTTTGGCGAGCCGACCATATTTGGGCATTGCGTGATGGAGATTATAAAATGATACTAAGTACAAAAGACGGCTGGGCTGAACTGTATAATTTAAAAACCGATAAATCGGAAAAATACAATTTAAGAGAACAAATGCCCGATCTTTTTATTACATTGTACAACAAACACAAAGAGTGGCAAAACAATTATTTACCTAAAAAACCAATGTGGCCCAGAATAATGGATCATAAATTTATTATAGATGGCAAAGAATATCTTTTCCCGGCATAATGAAAACTGTATTATTTTATATTATCCTGTTTGTTGGGTTGATAAATGTAACCCAAGCACAAAAACCTAAAATGCACTTAAAAGTTCGTTTTGGTGGTCAGATAAATAATTATGTAGAAAAAAGAGATTCTATAAAAACCGATAATTATGGCGGGTTTCAAGGTGGTTTTAGCTTTAGATTAATTCACAAAAAAAGAATGTTTGAAGTAGGTTTTGATTTTGTAAGAAATTATGTTGATTTTACTTTAGCCAAACCAAATCCCAATAATTATCAACTGCAATTAAACTCTTTTGAAATACCCTTAACATCGGGATTTTTAACGTACAAAAACCGATATTTTAGGCATTTCTTATATGGAGGTTTTGTTACCAAATTTCATGTTAAATCGCTATATTATACAAAAGGCTCTAATCAGCCTCAAGTGCTAAAACCCAAACAAAGCACACTAAGAAATCCTCATTTTTCTTTTAGGTTCGGTACTCAGTTTGATATATATATGTTTAACTTTGATGTAAACTACAGCATAGGATTAAATAATGCTACTAAAAACACATTTAGGGTTCAGTCACACAACTTAAATTTTATAGTGGGCGTACTATTTTAGTTATGAACAAGTTTTTCTTTCTATTATTAATTATTATGTTTTCTTGTAAAAGTAAATCTACAGAAAAGTATAGTAATTGGAACGATTTTAATGAAGTTCAAATGCAAAGTGTTAATTCAATAACTAACCATGAAACGCCCGATATTTCTGATATGGTTTTAATAAAATCGGACTCTTTTATAATGGGAAATGATTTTGGATATAAAAACGAAGCTCCTGCACATAAAGTTATTTTAGACGCTTTTTATATAGATAAAATGGAAGTAAGCAATGCCGATTTTGCTAAATTTATAAAAGCTACTAATTATAAAACCACTGCCCAAAAAAACTACACCATAGGAGAAGCTTTTTTTGAAGCAGGCTCATTTGTTTTTCAAGAAAAAGAAAACAATTGGTGGCATTTTGTAAAAAATATTAGTTGGAAAAATTATTCTGACGGCACATTGCCCGTAGTTCATGTAAGTTGGTATGACGCTACTGCATATTGCCAATGGAAAAATAAACGGCTACCTACAGAAGCCGAATGGGAACACACGGCTAAACAATTATATTCAAATACTATTATAAGTCAAAACAGAGCAAACACTTGGCAGGGAAATTTTCCTTTAAGAAATGATACAAGCGATGGATTTTATAATGCCGCTCCTGTAAATTTGTTTAAATCTGACACTTTAGATATATATAATTTGTACGGCAACGTTTGGGAATGGTGTGCTGATAATTATACAGAGGACTACTACTCTACTGCTCCCTTAAAAAATCCTATAAATACAAGTAATTATTATGCTGAAAAAACTATGCGAGGCGGTTCATTTTTGTGCAATGACTCCTACTGCTCCGGCTATAGACCCACTGCACGTATGTTTGCCACACCTAATTCTACCTTTGAACATGTAGGTTTTAGATGTGCTTGCAATGCTGAATAAGAGCAATAAATTTACTCCACCCAATCTACCATAAACATATTGGTATCTCTTGTGCCTCCATTGTTTCTATTAGAAGAAAACACCAAATGCTTGCCATCTGGAGAAAACATAGGAAAAGCATCAAACATACCATCGTAAGTTATTTGCTCTAAGCCTGTACCGTCTATATTTATCATGTATAAATTAAAAGGTATGGTTGTAGTTTTATGGTTGCTTGAAAACAATATTTTCTCTCCACTTGGATGAAAAAACGGTGCCCAGTTAGCTCCACCTAAATCGGTTACTTTCACTTTATCCGTTCCGTCTATATTAGCTACGTATATTTCCATATCGCTGGGTTCTACTAAATCTTTAGCCAACAAATCGGTATAGTGTTTTATTTCTTCTTCTGTTTTTGGTCTTGAACTACGCCACACTAATTTTTTACCGTCTGGCGAGAAAAAAGCTCCACCGTCATAACCTAATTCATCGGTTATTTGAATTTCTTCTCTGGTATCTAAATCTAAAACATACAATTCTAAATCGCCACTTTTAGTAGATGTATAAACTATTTTATTTTCCGTAGGCGAAACTGTTGCTTCTGCATCATAATAGTCATTATCTGTCAATTGTTCTAGTATATTTCCCTCTCTATCTGCTATAAAAAGTTCAAACTCAGTATATAATGGCCATACATATCCATTACTTTTATCCGGCTCTGGCGGACAGTTTTCATGTTTTAAATGTGTAGATGCATAAATAATGGTAGTGTCGCCACGCAAGAAATAAGAACACGTAGTTCTTCCTTTTCCTGTGCTTACCATGTTAAATTCAAAATCTTGTCCTTCGGCAGGTATATCTCCTATAAAAATCTGATCGCACATAATACTATCTTTAGGATATTTTCTTTGAAAAACTAAAGATTTTCCGTCAAAACTCCAGTATGCTTCGGCATTATCGCCACCGTAAGTAAGCTGACGTATATTTTTAAAATGTGTTTCTTGTGCATATTGCAATGAATCTTTTTTAGTACTTGCTCCCGATTTTCCATCATGCTGGTGTGTGGCTTCATTGCCCCCCGAATTTTTACAAGACATTAATAATAAAACCGATACAAATAAAATTGATAAATACTTCATTAACTATAATAATTTAAAATTTGGGCAAAGGTACAATATTATCCTATTACTCTATCCAATTTTCCTCTGTCTAATATTACTAATTCAGAGGAATGGGTTTCTATAATACCTTCTTCTTTAAAATTTGACAACATTCTAATTACGCTTTCTTTAGCTGTACCTACTAATGAAGCTAAATCCTCCCGGGAAAAATTTATATGAAATGGATATTTATTTTCTTTATTATATACATGGCAAAGCCAAATTAAGCAGTCGGCAGTTCTTTTTCTTACAGAATTATACGCCATATATAGCAGTCTTTCTTTTCTAATATTAACACTAAAATTTAATTT is from Chitinophagales bacterium and encodes:
- a CDS encoding PD40 domain-containing protein produces the protein MKYLSILFVSVLLLMSCKNSGGNEATHQHDGKSGASTKKDSLQYAQETHFKNIRQLTYGGDNAEAYWSFDGKSLVFQRKYPKDSIMCDQIFIGDIPAEGQDFEFNMVSTGKGRTTCSYFLRGDTTIIYASTHLKHENCPPEPDKSNGYVWPLYTEFELFIADREGNILEQLTDNDYYDAEATVSPTENKIVYTSTKSGDLELYVLDLDTREEIQITDELGYDGGAFFSPDGKKLVWRSSRPKTEEEIKHYTDLLAKDLVEPSDMEIYVANIDGTDKVKVTDLGGANWAPFFHPSGEKILFSSNHKTTTIPFNLYMINIDGTGLEQITYDGMFDAFPMFSPDGKHLVFSSNRNNGGTRDTNMFMVDWVE
- a CDS encoding sulfatase-like hydrolase/transferase produces the protein MKYSKAILFITIIIIIAFYACYPLSIGSLKWRIKWDKNMIKGKKAFLKETTTPNSQKPNIVLIIADDLGKYEVSAYEGVDYINTPNIDAIGNEGVVFEEAYVTAPTCAPSRAGIMTGRVQNRYGYETQIMEYYPSNFIEYLTGKFLTNTGDFVLRTKPVYPREWEILKQGVPPSEINLAEILKKNGYTTGVTGKWHLGESQKHIPLKRGFDYQYGFYGAFSWYTPQEVTNGVVNFYHDNYSAKYQWRSGRNEGGAIREQGKIIKEKEYLTFAIKDRALNFIDENKDKPFFLYCSFSAPHEPFQAPVDYYAKYMHIKDENKRVYYAMISALDDAVGEIHQKLKDEGLEENTIIYFISDNGGATYTGATTNGPLKGGKLTQFEGGINVPFMMKWKNHIPQGLRYTYPVSSTDIFTTTILNIGGQLPTDREYDGVNLLPYLTNEIDTQPHQLLFWRADHIWALRDGDYKMILSTKDGWAELYNLKTDKSEKYNLREQMPDLFITLYNKHKEWQNNYLPKKPMWPRIMDHKFIIDGKEYLFPA
- a CDS encoding formylglycine-generating enzyme family protein, which encodes MNKFFFLLLIIMFSCKSKSTEKYSNWNDFNEVQMQSVNSITNHETPDISDMVLIKSDSFIMGNDFGYKNEAPAHKVILDAFYIDKMEVSNADFAKFIKATNYKTTAQKNYTIGEAFFEAGSFVFQEKENNWWHFVKNISWKNYSDGTLPVVHVSWYDATAYCQWKNKRLPTEAEWEHTAKQLYSNTIISQNRANTWQGNFPLRNDTSDGFYNAAPVNLFKSDTLDIYNLYGNVWEWCADNYTEDYYSTAPLKNPINTSNYYAEKTMRGGSFLCNDSYCSGYRPTARMFATPNSTFEHVGFRCACNAE